The following are from one region of the Vidua chalybeata isolate OUT-0048 chromosome 12, bVidCha1 merged haplotype, whole genome shotgun sequence genome:
- the TMCC1 gene encoding transmembrane and coiled-coil domains protein 1 isoform X3, with protein sequence MHGERALLPRRDKIERLEVSSLAQTSSAVASSTDGSINADSVDGTPDPQRTKVAITHLQQKILKLTEQIKIEQTARDDNVAEYLKLANNADKQQSARIKQVFEKKNQKSAQTILQLQKKLEHYHRKLREIEQNGIPRQPKDVFRDMHQGLKDVGAKVTGFSEGVVDSVKGGLSSFSQATHSAAGAVVSKPREIASLIRNKFGSADNIANLKDSLEEGQEDGTGGKALGVIQNFQSSPKYGSEEDCSSATSGSVGANSTTGGPVGASSSKTNTLDMQSSGFDAILHEIQEIRETQARLEESFEDLKVRYQRDYTLIMQTLQEERYRCERLEEQLNDLTELHQNEILNLKQELASMEEKIAYQSYERARDIQEALEACQTRISKMELQQQQQQVVQLEGLENATARNLLGKFINILLAVMAVLLVFVSTVANCVVPLMKTRNRTFSTLFIVVFIAFLWKHWDAITGYLERFLSPPR encoded by the exons ATGCACGGGGAGCGGGCGCTGCTGCCCCGCCGGGACAAG ATTGAGCGATTGGAAGTCAGCAGCTTGGCGCAGACCTCCAGTGCCGTGGCCTCCAGCACTGATGGCAGCATCAATGCAGACTCTGTTGATGGGACCCCAGATCCGCAGCGGACAAAAGTGGCCATCACACACCTGCAGCAGAAGATACTGAAGCTGACAGAGCAGATCAAAATTGAGCAAACAGCCCGTGATGACAACGTGGCAGAGTACCTGAAATTGGCCAACAATGCAGACAAGCAGCAGAGTGCTCGCATTAAGCAAGtgtttgagaagaaaaatcaaaagtcAGCCCAGACCATCttgcagctgcagaagaaaCTGGAACATTACCATCGAAAGCTGCGAGAGATCGAACAGAATGGGATCCCTCGGCAGCCAAAGGATGTCTTCAGGGATATGCATCAGGGTTTGAAAGATGTTGGAGCAAAAGTCACTGGCTTCAGTGAGGGAGTGGTAGACAGTGTAAAAGGTGGACTTTCCAGTTTCTCCCAGGCCACACattcagcagcaggagctgtggtttCCAAACCCCGGGAGATTGCCTCCCTCATAAGGAACAAGTTTGGGAGTGCAGACAATATTGCTAATCTGAAAGACTCCTTAGAAGAAGGCCAGGAAGATGGGACAGGTGGCAAGGCTCTAGGTGTTATTCAGAACTTTCAGTCAAGCCCAAAATATGGCAGTGAAGAGGATTGCTCCAGTGCCACATCAGGCTCAGTGGGAGCCAACAGTACAACAGGGGGCCCTGTGGGAGCTTCCAGCTCCAAAACAAACACTCTGGATATGCAGAGCTCAGGGTTTGATGCAATACTGCATGAGATTCAAGAAATTCGAGAGACACAGGCAAGACTGGAAGAATCATTTGAGGACCTTAAGGTTCGCTACCAGAGGGATTACACGTTGATAATGCAGACCCTGCAGGAGGAGCGGTACAG ATGTGAAAGACTTGAAGAGCAGTTAAATGACCTGACTGAGCTCCACCAGAACGAGATCCTCAATTTAAAACAGGAGCTGGCCAGCATGGAGGAAAAGATTGCCTATCAGTCTTATGAGCGAGCCCGGGACATCCAG GAGGCACTGGAAGCGTGCCAGACGCGCATCTCCAagatggagctgcagcagcagcagcagcaagtggTGCAGttggaggggctggagaatgCCACGGCCAGAAACCTTCTGGGGAAGTTCATCAACATCTTGCTGGCTGTCATGGCTGTCCTCCTCGTCTTTGTCTCCACCGTGGCCAACTGCGTTGTGCCCCTGATGAAGACTCGCAATAGGACGTTCAGCACTTTATTTATAGTGGTTTTCATTGCCTTTTTGTGGAAGCACTGGGATGCCATCACCGGCTACTTGGAACGATTCTTGTCTCCCCCCAGATGA
- the TMCC1 gene encoding transmembrane and coiled-coil domains protein 1 isoform X4: protein MMEIERLEVSSLAQTSSAVASSTDGSINADSVDGTPDPQRTKVAITHLQQKILKLTEQIKIEQTARDDNVAEYLKLANNADKQQSARIKQVFEKKNQKSAQTILQLQKKLEHYHRKLREIEQNGIPRQPKDVFRDMHQGLKDVGAKVTGFSEGVVDSVKGGLSSFSQATHSAAGAVVSKPREIASLIRNKFGSADNIANLKDSLEEGQEDGTGGKALGVIQNFQSSPKYGSEEDCSSATSGSVGANSTTGGPVGASSSKTNTLDMQSSGFDAILHEIQEIRETQARLEESFEDLKVRYQRDYTLIMQTLQEERYRCERLEEQLNDLTELHQNEILNLKQELASMEEKIAYQSYERARDIQEALEACQTRISKMELQQQQQQVVQLEGLENATARNLLGKFINILLAVMAVLLVFVSTVANCVVPLMKTRNRTFSTLFIVVFIAFLWKHWDAITGYLERFLSPPR from the exons ATTGAGCGATTGGAAGTCAGCAGCTTGGCGCAGACCTCCAGTGCCGTGGCCTCCAGCACTGATGGCAGCATCAATGCAGACTCTGTTGATGGGACCCCAGATCCGCAGCGGACAAAAGTGGCCATCACACACCTGCAGCAGAAGATACTGAAGCTGACAGAGCAGATCAAAATTGAGCAAACAGCCCGTGATGACAACGTGGCAGAGTACCTGAAATTGGCCAACAATGCAGACAAGCAGCAGAGTGCTCGCATTAAGCAAGtgtttgagaagaaaaatcaaaagtcAGCCCAGACCATCttgcagctgcagaagaaaCTGGAACATTACCATCGAAAGCTGCGAGAGATCGAACAGAATGGGATCCCTCGGCAGCCAAAGGATGTCTTCAGGGATATGCATCAGGGTTTGAAAGATGTTGGAGCAAAAGTCACTGGCTTCAGTGAGGGAGTGGTAGACAGTGTAAAAGGTGGACTTTCCAGTTTCTCCCAGGCCACACattcagcagcaggagctgtggtttCCAAACCCCGGGAGATTGCCTCCCTCATAAGGAACAAGTTTGGGAGTGCAGACAATATTGCTAATCTGAAAGACTCCTTAGAAGAAGGCCAGGAAGATGGGACAGGTGGCAAGGCTCTAGGTGTTATTCAGAACTTTCAGTCAAGCCCAAAATATGGCAGTGAAGAGGATTGCTCCAGTGCCACATCAGGCTCAGTGGGAGCCAACAGTACAACAGGGGGCCCTGTGGGAGCTTCCAGCTCCAAAACAAACACTCTGGATATGCAGAGCTCAGGGTTTGATGCAATACTGCATGAGATTCAAGAAATTCGAGAGACACAGGCAAGACTGGAAGAATCATTTGAGGACCTTAAGGTTCGCTACCAGAGGGATTACACGTTGATAATGCAGACCCTGCAGGAGGAGCGGTACAG ATGTGAAAGACTTGAAGAGCAGTTAAATGACCTGACTGAGCTCCACCAGAACGAGATCCTCAATTTAAAACAGGAGCTGGCCAGCATGGAGGAAAAGATTGCCTATCAGTCTTATGAGCGAGCCCGGGACATCCAG GAGGCACTGGAAGCGTGCCAGACGCGCATCTCCAagatggagctgcagcagcagcagcagcaagtggTGCAGttggaggggctggagaatgCCACGGCCAGAAACCTTCTGGGGAAGTTCATCAACATCTTGCTGGCTGTCATGGCTGTCCTCCTCGTCTTTGTCTCCACCGTGGCCAACTGCGTTGTGCCCCTGATGAAGACTCGCAATAGGACGTTCAGCACTTTATTTATAGTGGTTTTCATTGCCTTTTTGTGGAAGCACTGGGATGCCATCACCGGCTACTTGGAACGATTCTTGTCTCCCCCCAGATGA